In Rana temporaria chromosome 3, aRanTem1.1, whole genome shotgun sequence, a single window of DNA contains:
- the LOC120930800 gene encoding E3 ubiquitin/ISG15 ligase TRIM25-like, whose protein sequence is MASADLRAELECSVCLNIYTDPVMLRCGHDFCRACIKRVLDTQREAGDYFCPVCRKRFRSRPALQRNITLRNIVENFQSAQPDQEDSGVYCTHCVDSPVPAVRSCLLCEVSLCDKHLRVHKKSPEHILCDPTLSMESRKCSIHKKILEYYCTEDDTCICVTCTLAGEHRGHQVEMLDEASEKKKETLRNVLQKLLTKREETEERAQSLQEHRRKVEEKAAGDTERVTDLFIDLRRRLDDLEEKFQDEISRWAQGVSICMSQMIRDLEIKKEELSRKMRHIEELCNTTDPLNRERHEKLLHDGGGLDIARISRGLRALSDIITRVNVDFYIQEPADILLDVNTAHNTLQISDDRKTVSRSDINQKSPKTPERFVGHPQVLSSRSFSSGKHYWDVEVGGSDAWIVGMCYPSIERGAKPSFIGWNNKSWGLFKKDNQNVAVHEGKGTRLLVNVINNRVRIYLDYEAGRISFYDLCGPIRLLHTFTATFTEPLHAGIWVWRGIIKLCGGNQKI, encoded by the exons ATGGCGTCTGCAGACCTGAGAGCTGAGCTGGAATGTTCCgtctgtctgaacatttatacAGATCCTGTAATGCTGAGATGCGGACACGACTTCTGCCGGGCCTGTATCAAACGTGTGCTGGATACACAACGTGAGGCTGGAGATTACTTCTGTCCTGTGTGCCGAAAAAGGTTCAGGAGTCGTCCTGCACTGCAGAGGAACATAACACTGCGTAACATAGTGGAGAATTTCCAGTCTGCTCAGCCAGATCAGGAGGATTCCGGGGTCTACTGTACTCACTGTGTGGactctcctgtacctgctgttagaTCATGTCTGCTCTGTGAGGTTTCTCTGTGTGATAAACACCTGAGAGTCCACAAAAAGTCCCCAGAACACATCTTATGTGACCCCACCTTGTCCATGGAGAGCAGGAAATGCTCCATCCATAAGAAgatcctggagtattactgcacCGAGGATGATACATGTATCTGTGTGACCTGCACTTTGGCCGGAGAACATCGAGGACACCAGGTGGAGATGCTGGATGAGGCTTCTGAGAAGAAGAAAGAGAcactgaggaatgttctgcagaaacttctgacaaagagagaggagacggaggaaagagcccagagtctgcaggaacacaggaggaaAGTAGAAGAAAAAGCAGCTGGTGACACCGAGAGAGTCACTGACCTGTTTATAGATCTCAGGAGACGTCTGGATGATCTGGAGGAGAAGTTCCAGGATGAGATTTCCAGGTGGGCACAGGGGGTCTCCATCTGCATGTCACAAATGATCCGGgatctggaaataaagaaggaggagctgtccaggaagatgcgtcacattgaggagctgtgtaacacgacggatccactga acagagagagacatgagaagctcctccatgatggagggggtctggatATAGCTCGGATATcacgtggattacgtgcattgTCTGATATAATCACACGGGTAAATGTAGACTTCTATATACAGGAAcctgcagacatattactggatgtaAACACAGCTCATAATACTCTCCAGATATCagatgacaggaaaactgtgtCCAGGTCAGATATAAACCAGAAGAGCCCCAAAACACCAGAGAGATTTGTTGGTCATCCTCAGGTGTTGAGCAGTCGGAGTTTCTCCTCAGGGAAACATTACTGGGATGTGGAAGTCGGGGGGTCAGATGCATGGATAGTTGGAatgtgttaccccagtatagaGAGGGGAGCAAAGCCGTCATTTATTGGATGGAATAACAAGTCCTGGGGTTTGTTCAAAAAAGATAACCAAAATGTGGCGGTACATGAAGGTAAAGGGACCCGCTTACTTGTTAACGTCATTAATAACAGAGTCAGGATAtatctggattatgaggccgggcggatctccttttatgatctgtgtggCCCGATCCGACTCCTCCACACCTTCACCgccaccttcactgagcccctccatgctgggATATGGGTATGGAGAGGTATAATAAAGCTCTGTGGGGGTAATCAGAAGATCTGA